A stretch of Cicer arietinum cultivar CDC Frontier isolate Library 1 chromosome 5, Cicar.CDCFrontier_v2.0, whole genome shotgun sequence DNA encodes these proteins:
- the LOC101502359 gene encoding uncharacterized protein encodes MKHTSSEAVPSLSSVPSFTDQSQSATSSSASASSSSSSAAAADDLVITSRDGGGAQETVVLDRRGEYSVVCRWTVNNLPKVKARTLSSKYFEVGGYDCRLLIYPKGDTQALPGYVSVYLQIMDPRGPSSTKWNCFASYRLVIVNFADESKSIHRDSWHRFCTKKKSHGWCDFIPSSTLFDPKLGYMFNNDSILITADILILNESVNFTRDNNEVQSSSFSSSSLTSSSVVAGPVSDVLSGKFTWKVHNFSLFREMIKTQKIMSPVFPAGECNLRISVYQSSVNGVEHLSMCLESKDTDKTVVLSDRSCWCLFRMSVLNQKPGSNHMHRDSYGRFAADNKSGDNTSLGWNDYMKMPDFIGTDSGFLVDDTAVFSTSFHVIKEFSSFSKNGTIIGGRSGGGARKSDGHIGKFTWRIENFTRLKDLLKKRKITGLCIKSRRFQIGNRDCRLIVYPRGQSQPPCHLSVFLEVTDSRNTSSDWSCFVSHRLSVVNQRMEDKSVTKESQNRYSKAAKDWGWREFVTLTSLFDQDSGFLVQDTVIFSAEVLILKETSIKQDFTEHDSELSSSGSLDSNGKRSSFTWKVENFLSFKEIMETRKIFSKFFQAGGCELRIGVYESFDTICIYLESDQAVGSDPDKNFWVRYRMAVVNQKNPAKTVWKESSICTKTWNNSVLQFMKVSDMLEADAGFLVRDTVVFVCEILDCCPWFDFSDLEVFASEDDQDALTTDPDELIDSEDSEGISGDEEDIFRNLLSRAGFHLTYGDNHSQPQVTLREKLLMDAGAIAGFLTGLRVYLDDPAKVKRLLLPTKLSGSCDGKKATKADESSPSLMNLLMGVKVLQQAIIDLLLDIMVECCQPTEVGPVPDSVDACSNPSPDSSGTVSPLECDNENRAVESAQVLVRERLDSVVEESSSTSSIQTSDLNGNGIQEKALPGQSTCPPETSATVSENASFRSKTKWPEQSEELLGLIVNSLRALDGAVPQGCPEPRRRPQSAQKIALVLDKAPKHLQEDLVALVPKLVEQSEHPLAAHALLERLQQPDAEPTLRIPVFGALSQLECGSEVWERILFQSFELLTDSNDEPLVATIDFIFKAASQCQHLPEAVRSVRVRLKSLGLDVSPFVLDFLSKTINSWGDVAETILRDIDCDEDYGESCSSLPCGIFLFGEHGTAATGLHMIDEEAFRASRHFSDIYILLEMLSIPCLAVEASQTFERAVARGAIGAQSVALVLESRLSQRLNNNTRYVSENFQHSDGASATEEDACEQLGVQRDDFTSVLGLAETLALSRDLCVKEFVKLLYMIIFRWYANESYRGRMLKRLVDRATSTTDNGRGEDFDLDILVTLVCEEQEFVRPVLSMMREVAELANVDRAALWHQLCASEDEIIRVREESKTEISNIAKEKSILSQKLSESEATNNRLKSEMKSEVDRFSREKKERAEQIQEVESQLEWLRSERDDEILKLSAEKKVLHDRLHDTETQLSQLKSRKRDELKKVVKEKNALAERLKNAEAARKRFDEELKRYATENVSREEIRQSLEDEVRRLTQTVGQTEGEKREKEEQVARCEAFIDGMESKLQACQQYIHTLEASLQEEMSRHAPLYGAGLEALSMKELETLSRIHEEGLRQIHALQQRKGSPAGSPLLSPHAHPHSHGLYASASPPMAVGLPPSIIPNGVGIHSNGHVNGAVGPWFNHP; translated from the exons atgaagCACACTTCATCCGAAGCAGTTCCTTCTCTATCATCCGTACCTTCATTCACGGACCAATCACAATCCGCCACGTCATCATCAGCATCagcatcatcttcttcatcttccgCCGCAGCGGCGGATGACCTTGTAATAACCTCTCGCGACGGAGGCGGTGCTCAGGAGACGGTGGTTTTGGATCGGAGAGGCGAATACTCCGTTGTATGTCGTTGGACGGTTAACAATTTACCGAAGGTAAAAGCTAGAACACTGTCTAGTAAGTACTTTGAGGTAGGTGGTTACGATTGTCGCTTATTGATATACCCTAAAGGTGATACACAAGCTCTTCCTGGTTATGTATCTGTTTATCTTCAAATCATGGACCCTAGAGGACCTTCCTCTACGAAATGGAACTGTTTCGCTAGTTATCGTTTGGTAATTGTTAATTTTGCTGATGAATCAAAGAGCATTCATCGTGATTCTTGGCATAGGTTTTGTACTAAGAAGAAATCACACGGTTGGTGTGATTTCATACCTTCTTCCACtctttttgatccaaaattagGTTATATGTTTAACAATGATTCTATATTGATTACTGCTGATATTCTTATTCTTAATGAGTCTGTAAATTTCACTCGTGATAACAATGAGGTTCAGTCGTCATCGTTTTCGTCGTCATCGTTAACGTCTTCCTCGGTTGTTGCTGGTCCTGTTTCTGATGTTTTGAGTGGGAAGTTCACGTGGAAAGTGCATAATTTTAGTTTGTTTAGGGAGATGATTAAGACTCAGAAGATAATGAGTCCTGTTTTCCCGGCTGGGGAGTGTAATTTGAGGATTAGTGTTTACCAGAGTTCGGTGAATGGTGTTGAACATCTTTCAATGTGTTTGGAAAGTAAGGATACGGATAAGACTGTGGTGTTGTCTGATAGGAGTTGTTGGTGTTTGTTTAGAATGTCTGTTTTGAATCAGAAGCCTGGTTCTAATCACATGCATAGGGATTCTTATGGTCGTTTTGCTGCTGATAACAAGAGTGGTGACAATACTAGCTTGGGTTGGAATGATTATATGAAGATGCCGGATTTCATTGGGACGGATTCGGGGTTTCTGGTGGATGACACTGCAGTTTTTAGTACCTCGTTTCATGTGATAAAGGAGTTCAGCAGCTTCTCCAAGAATGGGACTATCATTGGTGGGAGAAGTGGAGGCGGTGCGAGGAAGTCTGATGGCCACATTGGAAAGTTCACTTGGAGGATTGAGAATTTTACTAGGTTGAAGGATTTACTAAAGAAGAGGAAAATTACGGGTCTTTGCATTAAGAGTAGGAGGTTTCAAATTGGCAATAGGGATTGTCGTCTTATTGTTTATCCCCGAG GGCAGTCTCAGCCACCATGCCACCTTTCAGTGTTTCTTGAAGTTACGGATTCAAGAAATACTTCAAGTGATTGGAGTTGTTTTGTTAGTCATCGGCTGTCAGTTGTAAACCAGAGAATGGAGGACAAATCTGTCACCAAGGAATCTCAAAACCGCTACTCTAAAGCTGCAAAGGATTGGGGCTGGCGTGAGTTTGTGACACTTACAAGTCTATTTGATCAAGATTCAGGCTTTCTTGTCCAGGATACTGTCATATTCTCAGCTGAAGTTCTTATATTGAAAGAGACATCAATAAAACAGGATTTTACTGAGCATGATTCTGAGTTAAGCAGCAGTGGTTCCCTTGATAGTAATGGAAAAAGAAGTTCATTTACATGGAAAGTGGAGAATTTCCTTTCTTTTAAGGAAATAATGGAGACTCGGAAAATCTTCAGTAAATTCTTTCAGGCTGGTGGATGTGAACTTCGAATTG GTGTGTATGAGTCATTTGATaccatatgtatttatttggaGAGTGACCAGGCTGTTGGTAGTGACCCTGATAAAAACTTCTGGGTCAGATACAGAATGGCTGTTGTGAATCAAAAAAACCCAGCTAAGACTGTATGGAAAGAATCTTCTATCTGCACAAAAACATGGAATAATTCTGTTTTGCAATTCATGAAGGTGTCTGATATGTTAGAAGCAGATGCAGGGTTTCTTGTTCGTGACACCGTTGTTTTTGTGTGTGAAATATTGGATTGCTGTCCTTGGTTTGACTTTTCAGACTTAGAA GTTTTTGCTTCGGAGGATGATCAGGATGCACTGACAACTGATCCCGATGAACTGATCGACTCTGAAGATAGTGAAGGGATAAGTGGAGATGAGGAAgatatttttagaaatcttCTTTCCAGAGCTGGATTTCATTTAACTTATGGAGATAATCATTCACAGCCACAGGTTACTTTAAGGGAGAAACTTTTAATGGATGCTGGTGCAATTGCTGGGTTTTTGACTGGACTTCGGGTTTATCTTGACGATCCTGCAAAAGTAAAGCGTTTGCTTCTACCTACGAAACTCTCTGGTAGTTGTGATGGGAAGAAGGCCACCAAGGCTGATGAGTCATCCCCAAGTTTGATGAATTTGCTGATGGGAGTTAAAGTCTTACAGCAAGCAATCATTGATTTACTATTGGATATAATGGTTGAGTGCTGCCAGCCTACTGAAGTGGGTCCTGTTCCTGATTCTGTTGATGCATGCTCTAATCCTTCTCCAGACAGCAGTGGAACTGTTAGTCCTCTTGAATGTGATAATGAAAATAGAGCAGTGGAGTCTGCACAAGTTCTTGTTCGTGAGAGATTGGATTCTGTTGTTGAAGAAAGCAGTAGTACATCTTCTATACAGACCTCTGATTTAAATGGGAATGGTATTCAGGAAAAAGCTCTTCCTGGACAGTCTACTTGTCCACCAGAAACATCTGCCACTGTTTCAGAAAATGCGTCATTTCGGTCAAAG ACTAAGTGGCCAGAGCAGTCTGAGGAACTCTTAGGTTTGATTGTAAACTCACTAAGAGCTTTGGATGGGGCTGTTCCACAAGGTTGTCCGGAACCTAGACGGCGACCTCAGTCTGCACAGAAAATTGCACTTGTATTGGACAAGGCTCCTAAGCATTTGCAAGAAGACCTTGTTGCTTTGGTACCCAAATTGGTTGAGCAGTCGGAGCACCCACTGGCTGCACATGCACTTCTTGAGCGCCTTCAACAGCCAGATGCGGAACCTACTTTACGAATACCT gttTTTGGGGCTCTTAGTCAATTGGAGTGTGGTAGTGAAGTGTGGGAGCGCATTCTGTTTCAGTCATTTGAGCTTTTGACGGATTCAAACGACGAACCCCTGGTTGCAACAATAGATTTTATATTCAAAGCGGCATCTCAATGTCAACACCTTCCTGAAGCA GTTAGGTCTGTTCGTGTCAGGCTGAAAAGTCTAGGTCTTGATGTGTCGCCTTTTGTCCTTGACTTTTTGAGCAAGACTATAAATAGTTGGGGGGATGTTGCTGAAACCATACTGAGGGATATTGATTGTGATGAGGATTATGGTGAAAGTTGCTCATCTCTTCCGTGTGGGATTTTCTTATTTGGTGAACATGGCACTGCTGCTACTGGACTGCACATGATTGATGAGGAGGCTTTCCGTGCTAGTCGTCATTTTTCagatatttatatattgttagaGATGTTATCTATTCCTTGTCTCGCTGTTGAAGCTTCTCAAACATTTGAGAGAGCTGTAGCTCGAGGTGCAATAGGTGCTCAGTCTGTAGCCCTGGTATTGGAAAGCCGTCTTTCCCAAAGGTTGAACAATAATACTAGATATGTTTCTGAAAATTTTCAACATTCAGATGGTGCAAGTGCAACAGAGGAAGATGCCTGTGAGCAATTGGGAGTTCAAAGGGATGATTTTACTTCAGTTCTTGGTCTTGCTGAAACTTTGGCCCTCTCCAGAGACCTATGTGTGAAAGAGTTTGTGAAATTGCTCTACATGATAATCTTTAGATGGTATGCTAATGAATCTTATCGGGGGAGGATGCTGAAGAGGCTTGTTGACCGCGCCACCAGCACTACTGATAATGGCCGCGGAGAAGATTTTGATTTGGATATCTTGGTTACTTTGGTCTGTGAGGAACAGGAGTTTGTTAGGCCTGTTTTGAGTATGATGCGAGAAGTTGCTGAGCTTGCGAATGTTGATCGGGCTGCTCTGTGGCACCAGTTATGTGCTAGTGAAGATGAAATTATTCGCGTACGTGAAGAAAGCAAAACTGAGATTTCTAATATCGCTAAGGAAAAATCTATTCTATCACAAAAGCTGAGTGAATCCGAGGCCACAAACAATCGTCTCAAG TCTGAAATGAAATCCGAGGTAGATCGGTTTTCTAGGGAAAAGAAGGAACGAGCAGAACAAATTCAAGAGGTTGAGAGTCAGCTCGAATGGCTTCGCTCAGAGCGGGATGATGAAATATTAAAGCTCTCTGCAGAGAAGAAAGTTCTTCATGATCGTTTGCATGACACAGAGACACAACTTTCTCAGTTGAAGTCTCGGAAGCGTGATGAACTAAAG AAAGTAGTCAAGGAGAAAAATGCCCTTGCTGAAAGATTGAAGAATGCTGAAGCTGCACGCAAGAGATTTGATGAAGAATTGAAAAGATATGCAACAGAAAACGTGAGTCGGGAAGAAATCCGGCAATCACTTGAGGATGAAGTTCGTAGATTGACTCAAACAGTTGGACAAACCGAGGGAGAAAAGCGGGAAAAGGAGGAGCAGGTTGCTAGGTGCGAAGCATTTATTGATGGCATGGAATCAAAGTTGCAGGCCTGCCAG CAATATATCCACACCCTTGAGGCCTCACTCCAGGAGGAAATGTCACGACATGCCCCACTATATGGTGCTGGTCTGGAGGCTCTATCAATGAAAGAGTTGGAAACACTATCACGTATTCACGAAGAGGGCCTGAGGCAGATCCATGCCCTTCAACAACGTAAAGGGAGTCCAGCTGGGAGCCCTCTCTTGAGTCCCCATGCTCACCCTCACAGCCATGGATTATATGCTTCTGCGTCACCTCCAATGGCTGTGGGACTTCCTCCCTCAATCATCCCTAATGGCGTAGGGATCCATAGCAACGGGCATGTGAATGGTGCAGTAGGACCCTGGTTTAACCACCCTTGA